One window from the genome of Anopheles merus strain MAF chromosome 3R, AmerM5.1, whole genome shotgun sequence encodes:
- the LOC121597781 gene encoding P protein-like isoform X2, which translates to MPKNLRPPTSTSAYGRIGLVPESDDSLHSQEVEPQVTEASLEIWRTLPAAIRQDPSLASFRQEHERLHGPDEDPLPNEDVSADDGDDSHSKEFITIKVTNPDSSVEDGKTTTVVAEPSEKNGQNMTTDGEGDDGHETTMGGHHEHGKLFGYIKIGTLLVVWLIFTGFLMSKHEKELTPRQLSVPEGAYRTYILPEPSLGPRIGINLKGAFLSDQHHNNTSTYLSVILQLLYLPSNNSNMSFLSDYDAKYTENITNVWLVPIPSSLDVIDQMDEMTRKHVFDIGPINHQKVTSGKAVVRMRLTTNLEADFPTKFTYDPTPMDTETGVIYAAIVLLGLYVLIIWEIVHRTFAAIIASTLAIGVLAAMNERPSMPKLISWIDVETLLLLFGMMILVAILSETGIFDYLAVYAYQVTNGKVWPLINCLCVFTAVMSSFLDNVTTVLLMTPVTIRLCEVMELNPVPVLMSMVIYSNVGGTLTPVGDPPNVIIASNSHIAKNGVNFATFTLHMAIPIFFVMITTYFQLRMKFKNINDLRFSEPQDVQEIRHEIAVWQRAAASLSSYSKDEDLVRETLLKKVNRLSRSLKKKLVTGSVPAESYKATLEEMKRKYPIRSKTLLVKSAITLAFVITFFFLHSAPDIQKLSLGWTALLGALLLLILADREDIESVISRVEWSTLLFFAALFILMEALSELGLIDWIGKQTENVILSVSEESRLAVAILIILWVSAFASAFVDNIPLTTMMVKIAIGLAENEALDLPLQPLVWALALGACLGGNGTLIGASANVVCAGVAEQHGYRFTFIEYFKVGFPVMVGSVIVSTIYLMFAHVVFTWH; encoded by the exons CCAGGTGACGGAGGCATCGCTGGAGATATGGCGCACGCTTCCGGCCGCCATCCGGCAGGATCCGAGCTTGGCCTCCTTCCGGCAGGAGCACGAACGATTACACG GTCCCGACGAGGATCCGCTCCCGAACGAGGACGTCTCCGCGGACGATGGCGACGATAGCCACAGCAAGGAGTTCATCACAATCAAGGTCACCAACCCGGACAGCTCGGTCGAGGATGGCAAAACGACGACGGTGGTGGCGGAGCCGAGCGAGAAGAATGGCCAGAACATGACGACCGACGGCGAAGGTGACGATGGTCACGAGACGACGATGGGCGGTCACCACGAGCACGGGAAGCTGTTCGGGTACATTAAGATCGGAACCCTGCTCGTCGTGTGGCTGATCTTTACCGGCTTTCTCATGTCGAAGCACGAGAAGGAACTTACGCCGCGGCAGCTATCCGTACCGGAAGGAGCTTACAGGA CGTACATATTGCCAGAACCATCCCTAGGTCCGCGAATCGGGATCAACCTTAAAGGTGCCTTTCTAAGCGATCAGCATCACAACAACACTAGCACGTACTTGTCAGTGATCCTGCAGCTGCTGTACCTACCTAGCAATAACTCCAACATGAGCTTCTTATCCGATTACGATGCCAAGTACACGGAG AACATCACGAACGTCTGGCTGGTTCCGATACCGAGCTCGCTCGACGTAATCGACCAGATGGACGAGATGACCCGCAAGCACGTGTTCGACATTGGCCCGATCAACCACCAGAAGGTGACGAGCGGAAAGGCCGTCGTACGGATGCGCCTAACCACCAACCTGGAGGCAGACTTCCCGACCAAGTTCACGTACGACCCGACGCCGATGGACACCGAAACGGGCGTGATCTATGCCGCGATCGTACTGCTCGGCCTGTACGTGCTGATCATCTGGGAGATAGTGCACCGCACGTTTGCGGCCATCATCGCGTCAACGCTGGCAATCGGTGTGCTCGCGGCGATGAACGAACGGCCCAGCATGCCGAAGCTGATCTCGTGGATCGACGTCGAGacgctgctgctcctgttcGGCATGATGATCCTCGTTGCAATCCTGTCCGAGACCGGTATCTTCGACTATCTGGCGGTGTACGCGTACCAGGTGACGAACGGCAAGGTGTGGCCACTGATTAACTGTCTTTGCGTCTTTACCGCCGTCATGTCCTCGTTCCTGGATAACGTGACGACCGTGCTGTTGATGACACCGGTCACGATACGATTGTGCGAGGTGATGGAGCTGAACCCGGTGCCGGTGTTGATGTCGATGGTGATCTACTCGAACGTGGGCGGTACACTAACTCCCGTCGGTGATCCGCCGAATGTGATCATCGCCTCGAACAGTCACATTgcgaaaaat GGTGTCAACTTTGCTACCTTCACGCTGCACATGGCCATACCGATCTTCTTCGTCATGATCACGACCTACTTCCAGCTGCGCATGAAGTTTAAGAACATCAACGATCTGCGCTTCAGCGAACCGCAAGACGTGCAGGAGATCCGGCACGAGATTGCCGTCTGGCAGCGGGCGGCCGCTTCACTGTCGTCCTACTCGAAGGACGAGGATCTGGTGCGCGAAACGCTGCTGAAGAAGGTGAACCGGCTGTCGCGCTCGCTCAAGAAGAAGCTCGTCACCGGTTCGGTACCGGCCGAGAGCTACAAGGCAACGCTGGAAGAGATGAAGCGAAAG tACCCCATCCGAAGCAAGACACTGTTGGTGAAGTCTGCCATCACGCTTGCGTTTGTCATCACCTTCTTCTTCCTGCACTCCGCACCAGACATTCAGAAGCTGTCCCTGGGCTGGACCGCACTGCTCGGTGCACTTCTGCTGCTCATTCTGGCAGATCG GGAAGACATTGAGTCGGTAATTTCGCGCGTGGAGTGGTCCACGCTGCTCTTCTTTGCCGCCCTGTTCATCCTGATGGAAGCACTATCCGAGCTGGGGCTGATCGATTGGATCGGAAAGCAGACAGAAAATGTGATCCTCTCCGTGTCGGAAGAATCTCGGCTTGCTGTGGCCATTCTCATCATCCTATGG GTATCTGCATTCGCATCCGCATTTGTTGACAATATTCCGCTCACCACGATGATGGTGAAGATTGCCATCGGTCTTGCCGAGAATGAGGCGCTAGACCTGCCACTGCAGCCACTGGTATGGGCGCTGGCGTTAGGAGCTTGCTTAGGAG GTAACGGCACCCTGATTGGAGCCTCCGCCAACGTCGTTTGTGCTGGTGTTGCTGAGCAGCACGGCTATAGGTTTACCTTTATAGAATATTTCAA GGTCGGTTTCCCCGTGATGGTCGGTAGCGTGATCGTCTCAACCATCTACCTTATGTTTGCACACGTCGTCTTCACCTGGCACTAG